A genomic stretch from Denticeps clupeoides unplaced genomic scaffold, fDenClu1.1, whole genome shotgun sequence includes:
- the LOC114782438 gene encoding nuclear RNA export factor 1-like, giving the protein MAAPGGSRYHLDCGSRVRGPQFRNRRARGQFRGWVHHPPQNPRLRDGSLVVHLGPGPRSRLEEDDEDVMMADGGPQDGLIQRRFNPYWRLNRRGEKRGGVAHGGGGGGGGRLVRTWFKITIPHARKYDRKWLLTALQNLCPVPFTPVHCSTEGNKVQFYIDDASTAAALSKVSRKITDSDGYKVVVFMNPCSSPPSFTLTDLKPEDLEHLKQCMSKRFDGSQQALDLSNIRTDPDLVSQHIEVILNRKSCMQAVIKIIEENIPELVSLNLSNNRLYRLDDLLTLVNKTQNLKILNLSHNELKSERELDKIRGLKLVELWLDRNPLCDHFKDQSTYVSTVRGRFPRLLRLDGHDLPAPIGFDVETPTTVPASKGSYFGLEDIRCLIVRFVQQYYRIYDSGDRQPLLDAYHDGACFSLVTPHGIQVPARCSLPEYQKDCRNLKKIKDSTLRFRLLRHTRLNVAAFLNELPKTQHDTSSFTVDVNMYTNMLLSFTISGVFREVDCKSRDPVRAFSRIFIAVPAGNSGLSVVNDQLFVRNATTEEIRQAFAAPAPTPSSSPVPTLSAAQQEMLSAFALKSGMNMEWAQKCLQCSDWDFNKAAQTFEQQKAEGNIPDAAFMK; this is encoded by the exons ATGGCGGCGCCCGGCGGCTCGCGTTACCACCTGG ATTGTGGAAGTCGAGTCAGAGGTCCTCAGTTCCGGAATCGTAGAGCTCGGGGTCAGTTCAGAGGTTGGGTCCACCACCCGCCACAGAACCCCAGGCTGCGCGATGGGAGCCTGGTGGTTCACCTCGGTCCTGGTCCCCGCTCCCGGCTTGAGGAGGACGATGAGGACGTGATGATGGCTGACGGGGGACCCCAGGACGGGCTGATCCAGCGCAGATT TAACCCCTACTGGCGACTCAACCGGAGAGGAGAAAAACGAGGAGGTGTGGCtcacggaggaggaggaggaggaggaggaagactggTCAGAACCTGGTTCAAGATTACG ATCCCCCATGCCAGGAAGTATGACAGGAAGTGGCTCTTGACTGCCCTTCAGAACCTGTGTCCAGTACCGTTCACTCCAGTCCAC TGCAGCACAGAAGGGAATAAAGTCCAGTTCTACATTGATGACGCCTCCACTGCCGCCGCGCTGAGCAAAGTGTCCCGCAAGATCACAGATTCTGATGGATACAAG GTGGTCGTGTTCATGAACCCGTGCTCTTCCCCTCCATCTTTCACCCTTACTGACCTCAAACCTGAAGACCTGGAGCACTTAAAG CAATGTATGTCCAAGCGCTTCGACGGCTCCCAGCAGGCCCTGGACCTGAGCAACATCCGCACGGACCCGG ATTTGGTATCTCAACACATCGAGGTGATTCTAAACAGGAAGAGCTGCATGCAGGCCGTCATCAAGATCATCGAGGAGAATATTCCGGAG ctggTCAGTCTGAATCTCAGTAATAACAGACTCTACAGACTAGATGACCTGCTGACACTCGTCAATAAAACGCAGAACCTGAAAATTCTCAATCTTTCACACAACGAG CTGAAATCTGAGCGAGAACTGGACAAGATCAGAGGTCTGAAGCTGGTGGAGCTTTGGCTGGACCGGAACCCCCTGTGTGACCACTTCAAGGACCAGTCCACCTACGTCAG CACCGTCCGAGGCCGGTTCCCCAGGTTACTTAGACTG GATGGTCATGACCTTCCAGCTCCCATCGGATTTGATGTTGAGACCCCGACCACCGTTCCCGCATCCAAG GGCAGTTACTTTGGACTGGAGGACATCCGCTGCCTGATTGTTCGTTTTGTTCAGCA atactACCGTATATATGATTCAGGGGACCGGCAGCCTCTGTTGGATGCATATCATGATGGCGCTTGTTTCTCCCTCGTCACACCTCACGGCATCCAGGTCCCTGCCAG ATGTAGCTTACCCGAGTATCAAAAGGACTGCAGAAACTTGAAGAAGATTAAAGACTCAA CTCTGCGCTTCCGCCTGCTGAGACACACTCGGCTCAACgttgctgccttcctcaacGAACTTCCCAAAACGCAGCACGACACCAGCTCCTTCACGGTGGACGTCAACATGTACACT AACATGTTGCTGTCCTTCACCATCAGCGGAGTCTTCAGAGAAG TTGACTGCAAATCCCGGGACCCTGTGAGGGCGTTTTCACGCATCTTCATCGCTGTACCTGcagggaattctgg GCTTTCGGTTGTGAACGATCAGCTGTTTGTGCGAAACGCCACAACTGAAGAAATTCGGCaggcgttcgccgcgccggcaCCTACGCCGTCAAGCAGTCCGGTCCCAACCCTCTCCGCCGCCCAGCAGGAAATGCTCAGCGCGTTCGCCCTCAAATCGGGCATGAACATGGAGTGGGCACAAAA GTGTCTTCAGTGCAGCGACTGGGACTTTAATAAAGCAGCACAGACATTTGAACAACAGAAG GCTGAAGGCAACATACCGGATGCTGCTTTCATGAAGTGA
- the LOC114782471 gene encoding inositol-trisphosphate 3-kinase B-like isoform X2 — translation MNSAAQGAKEIKKSEGEEDEGRSDGNQGGGHRLWFSAQLVSLRNGKGDEKEKNGAERREEVRDGDKEQMDTRNECMEQEQGMRWRKGAIRSVEEWDGAMLEEDEEEQEDRRKEKEVHSILSRMLVHSSASSSSSSFNCSSAESDEVFSEGEEAAARRRSSRRHRSWRTFLTMMQWSKRRQSSWVQLAGHQGNFQLSRGGVVLKRFSEVEDACLRALMSDALQHFVPRYHGFIQQDGSCFIRLEDLMSGHHKPVIMDCKMGVRTYLEEEISKARVNPTMRSDMYQKMVKVDPSAPSREEHHQGGVTKLSYMQWRDRSSSTAELGFRIEGIMVIGSSLLFIHDCTQKASVWMIDFGKTAPTPEGVHLHHNVPWTEGNHEDGYLIGLASLTLLLGEAIKQASGKDLGSNSGGLACKEADS, via the exons ATGAACTCTGCAGCTCAGGGAGCGAAGGAGATTAAAAAGAGTGAAGGGGAGGAGGACGAAGGAAGGAGTGATGGAAATCAGGGTGGAGGACATCGACTCTGGTTCTCGGCTCAGCTTGTCAGCCTCAGGAATGGAAAGGgggatgaaaaagagaaaaatggagCAGAGAGGAGGGAAGAAGTGAGGGATGGAGATAAAGAACAGATGGACACGAGGAACGAGTGCATGGAGCAGGAACAAGGGATGAGATGGAGGAAAGGGGCAATCAGATCAGTGGAAGAGTGGGATGGAGCAATgctggaggaggacgaggaggagcaggaggacagaagaaaagagaaggaggTTCACTCCATTCTGTCCCGCATGCTGGTTCACTCGTCCgcttcttcatcctcctcttctttcaACTGCTCCTCAGCTGAGAGTGATGAGGTGTTCAGTGAGGGTGAGGAGGCCGCCGCCCGCAGACGGAGCAGCAGGAGG CATCGCTCTTGGAGGACTTTCCTGACCATGATGCAGTGGTCCAAACGGCGGCAGAGTTCATGGGTCCAGCTGGCTGGACACCAag gTAACTTCCAGTTGAGTAGAGGTGGTGTTGTCCTGAAACGTTTCAGTGAGGTGGAGGACGCCTGTTTACGGGCCCTCATGTCAGACGCTCTACAACACTTCGTCCCCCGGTACCACGGCTTCATCCAGCAGGACGGCAGCTGTTTCATCCGACTGGAGGATCTCATGAGTGGACACCACAAACCGGTCATCATGGACTGCAAGATGGGCGTCCG GACGTATCTGGAGGAGGAAATTTCCAAGGCGAGGGTCAACCCCACCATGCGGAGTGACATGTACCAGAAGATGGTCAAAGTAGATCCATCTGCCCCATCAAGGGAGGAGCACCATCAGGGTGGAGTTACGAAGCTGAGCTACATGCAGTGGAGGGACAGGAGCAGCTCCACAGCAGAACTGGGGTTCAGGATTGAGGGGATAATG GTCATTGGCAGctctctcctcttcatccaTGACTGCACACAGAAGGCCAGCGTGTGGATGATTGATTTTGGGAAGACCGCGCCCACCCCTGAGGGTGTCCACCTGCACCACAACGTACCCTGGACCGAGGGGAACCATGAGGACGGTTATCTGATCGGTCTGGCCTCCCTGACCCTGCTGCTTGGAGAAGCCATTAAACAGGCATCTGGGAAAGATCTGGGTtctaacagtggtggcctggcttgtaaggaagcggactcgtaa
- the LOC114782471 gene encoding inositol-trisphosphate 3-kinase B-like isoform X1, whose amino-acid sequence MNSAAQGAKEIKKSEGEEDEGRSDGNQGGGHRLWFSAQLVSLRNGKGDEKEKNGAERREEVRDGDKEQMDTRNECMEQEQGMRWRKGAIRSVEEWDGAMLEEDEEEQEDRRKEKEVHSILSRMLVHSSASSSSSSFNCSSAESDEVFSEGEEAAARRRSSRRHRSWRTFLTMMQWSKRRQSSWVQLAGHQGNFQLSRGGVVLKRFSEVEDACLRALMSDALQHFVPRYHGFIQQDGSCFIRLEDLMSGHHKPVIMDCKMGVRTYLEEEISKARVNPTMRSDMYQKMVKVDPSAPSREEHHQGGVTKLSYMQWRDRSSSTAELGFRIEGIMLENGSVLRDFHQTQSSAQLMETLLSFTQRQLHVLRAYRSRLLALKEALRESQFFSTHEVIGSSLLFIHDCTQKASVWMIDFGKTAPTPEGVHLHHNVPWTEGNHEDGYLIGLASLTLLLGEAIKQASGKDLGSNSGGLACKEADS is encoded by the exons ATGAACTCTGCAGCTCAGGGAGCGAAGGAGATTAAAAAGAGTGAAGGGGAGGAGGACGAAGGAAGGAGTGATGGAAATCAGGGTGGAGGACATCGACTCTGGTTCTCGGCTCAGCTTGTCAGCCTCAGGAATGGAAAGGgggatgaaaaagagaaaaatggagCAGAGAGGAGGGAAGAAGTGAGGGATGGAGATAAAGAACAGATGGACACGAGGAACGAGTGCATGGAGCAGGAACAAGGGATGAGATGGAGGAAAGGGGCAATCAGATCAGTGGAAGAGTGGGATGGAGCAATgctggaggaggacgaggaggagcaggaggacagaagaaaagagaaggaggTTCACTCCATTCTGTCCCGCATGCTGGTTCACTCGTCCgcttcttcatcctcctcttctttcaACTGCTCCTCAGCTGAGAGTGATGAGGTGTTCAGTGAGGGTGAGGAGGCCGCCGCCCGCAGACGGAGCAGCAGGAGG CATCGCTCTTGGAGGACTTTCCTGACCATGATGCAGTGGTCCAAACGGCGGCAGAGTTCATGGGTCCAGCTGGCTGGACACCAag gTAACTTCCAGTTGAGTAGAGGTGGTGTTGTCCTGAAACGTTTCAGTGAGGTGGAGGACGCCTGTTTACGGGCCCTCATGTCAGACGCTCTACAACACTTCGTCCCCCGGTACCACGGCTTCATCCAGCAGGACGGCAGCTGTTTCATCCGACTGGAGGATCTCATGAGTGGACACCACAAACCGGTCATCATGGACTGCAAGATGGGCGTCCG GACGTATCTGGAGGAGGAAATTTCCAAGGCGAGGGTCAACCCCACCATGCGGAGTGACATGTACCAGAAGATGGTCAAAGTAGATCCATCTGCCCCATCAAGGGAGGAGCACCATCAGGGTGGAGTTACGAAGCTGAGCTACATGCAGTGGAGGGACAGGAGCAGCTCCACAGCAGAACTGGGGTTCAGGATTGAGGGGATAATG ctgGAGAATGGAAGTGTGTTACGGGATTTCCATCAAACCCAGAGCTCTGCCCAGCTGATGGAGACCCTCCTCTCCTTCACCCAGAGGCAGCTGCATGTGCTG aGGGCGTATCGGTCCAGACTTCTGGCTCTGAAAGAGGCGCTGAGGGAATCCCAGTTCTTCAGCACACAtgag GTCATTGGCAGctctctcctcttcatccaTGACTGCACACAGAAGGCCAGCGTGTGGATGATTGATTTTGGGAAGACCGCGCCCACCCCTGAGGGTGTCCACCTGCACCACAACGTACCCTGGACCGAGGGGAACCATGAGGACGGTTATCTGATCGGTCTGGCCTCCCTGACCCTGCTGCTTGGAGAAGCCATTAAACAGGCATCTGGGAAAGATCTGGGTtctaacagtggtggcctggcttgtaaggaagcggactcgtaa